The following proteins are co-located in the candidate division WOR-3 bacterium genome:
- a CDS encoding type Z 30S ribosomal protein S14, giving the protein MATKAKFTRAFTVEPKFKVRKRNRCQICGRPRGYIRKFGICRICFRELALRGELPGVKKASW; this is encoded by the coding sequence ATGGCTACAAAAGCGAAGTTTACAAGAGCTTTCACGGTTGAACCAAAGTTTAAAGTGAGGAAAAGAAATAGATGCCAGATCTGTGGCAGGCCTCGCGGATACATCAGGAAGTTTGGAATTTGTAGGATTTGCTTCAGAGAGCTGGCATTAAGAGGCGAGTTGCCTGGCGTCAAAAAGGCAAGCTGGTAA
- the rplE gene encoding 50S ribosomal protein L5 encodes MSRLLKEYREKIRPLLMKELGFKNIMRVPRIEKIVINVGLGEAVQDPKLIEVVSEDLARITGQKPQVRRARKSVAAYHLRKGMPIGLRVTLRKQRAYDFLDRLINFALPRVRDFRGLSRESFDGKGNYNFGLDEQTVFPEIDIDKVKKVFGMDIAIVTTAKTDEEAMKLLEAFGFPFERG; translated from the coding sequence ATGTCCAGATTACTTAAAGAATATAGAGAAAAGATCAGACCTCTTTTAATGAAAGAGCTTGGATTCAAAAACATTATGCGGGTTCCACGGATTGAAAAGATTGTCATAAACGTGGGACTCGGTGAGGCGGTTCAGGATCCTAAGCTTATTGAGGTCGTTTCTGAAGATCTGGCTCGCATAACAGGACAGAAGCCTCAGGTGAGACGTGCAAGAAAATCGGTAGCTGCCTATCATCTCAGAAAGGGCATGCCTATTGGCCTTAGAGTTACTCTCAGGAAACAAAGGGCTTATGACTTTCTTGATAGGCTGATTAATTTTGCACTACCGAGAGTGAGGGATTTCAGAGGACTTAGCAGAGAATCCTTTGATGGGAAGGGTAATTACAACTTTGGTCTCGATGAGCAGACGGTCTTCCCTGAAATTGACATAGATAAAGTGAAAAAGGTTTTTGGAATGGATATTGCAATTGTAACAACAGCAAAGACTGATGAGGAAGCAATGAAACTTTTGGAAGCCTTTGGGTTTCCTTTTGAAAGGGGGTAA
- the rplX gene encoding 50S ribosomal protein L24, translating to MGIKIKRDDLVLVIAGKDKGKIGKVKKVIREKSRVVVEGVNIVKKHMRARGPELPSGIIQMEAPIHVSNVKLVCPMCGQATRVGFVIKEDGKKSRVCKKCGKEID from the coding sequence ATGGGTATTAAAATTAAAAGGGATGATTTGGTTCTCGTGATTGCCGGTAAAGACAAGGGCAAAATTGGAAAGGTCAAAAAGGTCATTCGGGAGAAATCGAGGGTTGTCGTTGAGGGTGTTAACATTGTTAAAAAACACATGAGAGCAAGGGGACCGGAATTGCCATCAGGTATTATACAAATGGAAGCCCCTATCCACGTATCCAATGTAAAACTGGTATGTCCCATGTGTGGTCAAGCTACACGGGTTGGCTTTGTAATAAAGGAAGATGGCAAAAAATCCAGGGTTTGTAAAAAGTGTGGAAAGGAGATTGATTGA
- the rplN gene encoding 50S ribosomal protein L14: MIQDISRVKIVDNTGAQEALIIKVLGGSRRKYAYVGDIVVVTIKDAIPGAPVKKGDKARAVIVRTKKELRRPDGTYVKFDDNAAVLIDNFNEPRGTRVFGPVARELREKKFMKIVSLASEVV; encoded by the coding sequence ATGATTCAAGATATTTCCAGAGTTAAAATAGTTGACAATACAGGTGCTCAAGAGGCATTAATCATTAAGGTTCTCGGCGGAAGTAGAAGAAAGTACGCTTATGTCGGAGATATCGTGGTTGTTACAATTAAGGATGCTATTCCAGGTGCTCCCGTTAAGAAGGGTGACAAGGCGAGGGCGGTCATCGTAAGAACAAAAAAAGAATTAAGACGTCCTGATGGTACTTATGTCAAGTTTGACGATAATGCTGCTGTATTGATTGATAACTTCAATGAACCCCGCGGTACCAGAGTATTCGGACCCGTTGCGAGGGAATTGAGAGAAAAGAAATTTATGAAGATTGTCTCTCTTGCTTCGGAGGTAGTATAG
- the rpsQ gene encoding 30S ribosomal protein S17 has protein sequence MGIRKQRIGVVVSDKMNKTRVVVFEFLKKHPLYGKYVRRKKKFYVHDENNESRVGDLVRIEETRPLSKLKRWRLVEIIRRAQRREGE, from the coding sequence ATGGGAATTAGAAAACAGAGAATCGGTGTCGTTGTTAGTGACAAAATGAACAAGACGAGAGTTGTTGTATTCGAATTCCTTAAGAAGCATCCCCTCTATGGTAAATACGTGAGGAGAAAAAAGAAATTCTACGTCCATGACGAAAACAATGAATCAAGAGTGGGCGATCTGGTAAGGATAGAGGAAACAAGGCCACTTTCTAAACTCAAAAGATGGAGATTGGTTGAAATTATTCGAAGAGCTCAAAGGAGGGAGGGAGAATGA
- the rpmC gene encoding 50S ribosomal protein L29 encodes MKAKELRELSLDELNKKLKELKEELFTLRMDKALHRLNQPHRFKQVKREIARVLTVMNEKRGGNNGN; translated from the coding sequence ATGAAAGCGAAAGAATTGAGGGAACTTTCTTTAGATGAACTTAACAAAAAGTTAAAGGAGTTGAAGGAAGAGCTTTTTACTCTAAGAATGGACAAAGCTCTTCACAGGCTAAACCAACCTCACAGGTTCAAACAGGTAAAACGGGAGATAGCAAGGGTTCTGACGGTGATGAACGAGAAAAGAGGGGGTAACAATGGGAATTAG
- the rplP gene encoding 50S ribosomal protein L16, whose protein sequence is MLMPSRTKYRKQQRGRLKGIALAGNYLAFGEYGLKALEAHWLTANQIEAARMAISRYLKKGGKLWVRIFPDKPVTKKPAETRMGKGKGNVEFWVAVVKPGRILFELSGVSEEDAREAFRIASHKLPIKTRFVSIKEGGV, encoded by the coding sequence ATGTTGATGCCATCCAGGACCAAATATAGAAAACAGCAAAGGGGAAGATTAAAGGGCATTGCCCTTGCAGGGAATTATTTGGCTTTTGGTGAATACGGGCTCAAAGCCCTTGAAGCCCACTGGCTCACAGCGAATCAGATTGAAGCGGCAAGAATGGCTATTTCGAGGTACTTAAAAAAGGGCGGAAAGCTTTGGGTAAGGATTTTCCCTGATAAACCTGTTACAAAGAAACCCGCCGAAACAAGAATGGGTAAGGGAAAAGGTAACGTTGAGTTCTGGGTTGCAGTTGTAAAGCCCGGTAGAATTCTCTTTGAGCTCAGTGGCGTTTCAGAAGAAGATGCGAGAGAGGCTTTCAGAATTGCATCTCACAAATTACCTATAAAGACACGTTTTGTATCAATTAAGGAAGGTGGAGTATGA